Proteins found in one Hyla sarda isolate aHylSar1 chromosome 7, aHylSar1.hap1, whole genome shotgun sequence genomic segment:
- the LOC130282009 gene encoding protein spinster homolog 1-like, whose translation MASLQDPLLKEEEEAMEDHSDMDVEKGDIPERQNLPSLSVMSTARSIITVVILAFVNLLIYANRSSVAGVLPYIQKAYDTNASLSGLLNTLFIGSYVLVAPIAGYLGDHCNKKYTVCAGVIVWLSMTLTLSFIPDGYFLLFLLTSGLVGAGEATFCTIAPSIIADLFTSDQRTRMLNVFYSVIPVGCGLGYIIGPKVTDAARGDWHWAFRVTPGLGLIAVALMILVTKELPRTTTNGKKNNKSQKFAKWATDLKKLFKNRSFMLTTMGSTAVSFIVGAIGVWGPSYLTHARTLLQEKDPCRTEPCDYHDILIFGVVTVVSGILGVVAGSEISKRYRKSNPRADPLVCGCAMMLSAPFLLLALTFGNISLVATNIFIFIGETLLSVNFTLISDIILKVVTPWRRSSALAVQMTIYHLLGDAGSPYLIGLISDTYERGYAKSPLLKYRSLEYALMTSTIMAVIGGAFFMATALYIERDEKEAEMESEPPSSSSSSLLPADEDRASD comes from the coding sequence atggcctctctacaagacccattgctgaaggaggaggaagaagcaatggaggaccatagtgatatggatgtagaaaagggcgatatccctgagaggcagaacctgccatctctaagcgtgatgtccaccgcacgttccatcatcaccgtagtgatcctcgcctttgttaatttgctcatctatgcaaatcgctccagcgtggcgggggtgctgccttatatacagaaagcatatgacaccaatgctagtctgtccggcttattgaatacattgttcattggaagctacgtgctggtcgcaccaattgccggatatttgggcgaccactgtaataagaaatatactgtttgcgcaggagtcatcgtttggctgagcatgacacttaccctgtcattcatccctgacgggtacttcctgctcttcctgctgacgagtggactggtgGGAGCCGGAGAGGcaactttctgcaccatcgccccctccatcattgcagacctttttacaagtgaccagcggacccgcatgctgaacgtgttttactccgtcatacctgtaggctgcggactaggatacatcatcgggcccaaagtgactgatgcagcaaggggcgattggcactgggcgtttcgggtcacccctggcctgggcctcatagctgtggctttgatgattttggtcacaaaggagcttccaagaacgactacaaacgggaagaagaacaacaaatcccagaagtttgccaaatgggcgacagatctgaaaaaactatttaaaaatcgaagcttcatgttaaccaccatgggatcgacggctgtatccttcatagtgggagccataggtgtatggggtccgtcatacctgacccacgcacgaacactcctacaagagaaggacccttgccgcaCTGAACcatgtgactatcacgacatcctaatatttggtgtggttacagtcgtttccggcattctgggagttgtagcagggtcggagataagtaaaagatatcgcaaatccaacccacgggccgacccgcttgtgtgtggctgcgcgatgatgctctccgccccttttcttctgttggcattgacttttggcaacatcagcctcgttgccaccaacatcttcatcttcatcggagagacgcttctgtcagtaaatttcaccctcatatctgacattatactaaaagtagtaactccgtggaggagatcttcagctctggccgtgcagatgacaatctatcacctcctaggtgacgccggcagcccgtacctcatcggcctgatatctgacacctacgaacgaggatatgccaaatcccctcttctgaaataccgcagcctggagtatgccctcatgacctccaccataatggcagtcatcggaggggccttcttcatggccacggccctatatatagagagggacgaaaaagaagcagagatggaatcagaacctccgtcatcctcctcctcctcactgcttcctgccgatgaggaccgcgcttcagactga